From Nonlabens sp. Ci31, the proteins below share one genomic window:
- a CDS encoding protein-disulfide reductase DsbD family protein, with product MRKLLFALTALIALQLTAQQDPTSWSTDVKKISDQEYELTTTAVIEPGWHLYSQTTSPDISGPVATTLSFYGVEDQIELLGVNEETGSYAEYSPVWEFNVYQFSDAAVFKQKIKVLHTDLKYLIAEVFFMTCDEERCLRPKGVALTFKLDPTAAVPPTAADLIEKYLDEEKDPMLSMAPEVASIPFKEAHEKEGAPKEQDVKKKTDQELEEKEEKKDRSLWTIFIVAFISGFAALLTPCVFPMIPLTVSFFTKQSKNRAKGISNAILYGVFIIVIYVLLGTVVTAIFGSESLNQLSTNVYFNVAFFLILVVFAASFLGAFEITLPQSWANKADEKANKGGIAGIFFMALALAIVSFSCTGPIVGSLIVEAASKGGLAPVIGMFGFSLAIALPFALFAIFPGWLNSLPKSGGWLNTVKVVLGFLELALAFKFLSAADLVYQTHYLEREVFLTIWIAIFGGLTLYLFGKIKMPHDGPDTSISVGRLLLGLVVLTFTIYMIPGLWGAPLKIISGFPPPLNYAEAPYGVGYTKLDANLEIPEGAHLAVHDIIAFHDYEEGLAYAKEVNKPILLDFTGWACVNCRKMEERVWSEPAILNMLKNDFVLISLYVDDKNKLPKEQQYVSEVTGKKVRTIGDKWMEFQKNNYQVAAQPLYVIKDKDGNDIGQPISYTPEVDLYEAWLRKGLQ from the coding sequence ATGAGAAAGCTTCTATTTGCATTAACAGCCTTGATTGCTTTACAATTAACCGCTCAGCAAGACCCTACTTCCTGGTCTACCGATGTAAAAAAAATATCAGATCAAGAGTATGAGTTGACTACTACTGCTGTTATAGAGCCGGGATGGCATTTGTATTCACAAACTACATCTCCAGATATTAGTGGGCCAGTGGCCACCACCTTGAGTTTTTATGGGGTAGAAGATCAAATAGAATTGCTAGGTGTTAATGAAGAAACCGGTTCTTATGCAGAATATTCCCCAGTATGGGAGTTTAATGTGTACCAATTCTCTGACGCAGCGGTTTTTAAACAAAAAATTAAAGTTCTCCATACAGATTTAAAATACCTAATCGCCGAAGTGTTTTTTATGACTTGTGATGAAGAACGATGTTTACGACCTAAAGGTGTTGCACTTACGTTTAAGTTAGATCCTACCGCTGCCGTTCCACCTACCGCTGCTGACCTCATTGAAAAGTATCTGGATGAAGAAAAGGATCCTATGCTGTCCATGGCTCCAGAAGTAGCGTCTATTCCATTTAAAGAAGCTCATGAAAAAGAAGGAGCTCCAAAAGAGCAGGATGTAAAAAAAAAAACTGATCAAGAATTAGAAGAAAAAGAAGAGAAAAAAGACCGCAGTCTTTGGACTATTTTTATTGTTGCATTTATCTCAGGATTTGCCGCATTGCTCACTCCTTGTGTTTTTCCTATGATACCGCTTACGGTAAGCTTTTTTACGAAGCAAAGTAAAAACAGAGCAAAAGGTATTTCTAATGCGATACTCTACGGCGTTTTTATCATCGTTATTTACGTACTTTTAGGTACGGTTGTTACCGCCATTTTTGGTTCAGAATCTTTGAACCAGCTCAGTACCAATGTGTATTTTAATGTGGCGTTCTTCCTGATATTAGTGGTTTTTGCAGCTTCCTTTTTAGGAGCATTTGAAATCACATTGCCTCAATCTTGGGCTAACAAAGCAGATGAAAAAGCTAATAAAGGCGGTATCGCTGGAATCTTTTTTATGGCGCTAGCTCTTGCGATTGTTTCCTTTTCCTGTACGGGACCTATAGTAGGATCACTCATTGTAGAAGCTGCATCTAAAGGTGGACTAGCACCTGTGATTGGAATGTTCGGTTTCTCACTAGCTATAGCGTTACCATTTGCATTGTTTGCAATTTTCCCAGGATGGTTGAATTCGCTACCAAAATCTGGTGGTTGGTTAAATACGGTAAAGGTTGTTTTAGGATTTTTAGAATTGGCGCTGGCTTTCAAATTTTTATCTGCTGCAGACTTGGTTTATCAAACTCATTATTTAGAACGTGAGGTGTTTTTGACGATATGGATTGCTATTTTTGGTGGCCTCACCTTATATCTTTTCGGTAAAATTAAAATGCCACATGATGGTCCTGACACCAGCATATCAGTAGGAAGATTGTTATTAGGATTAGTGGTATTGACTTTTACCATTTATATGATTCCGGGTCTTTGGGGTGCGCCGTTAAAGATCATATCCGGTTTTCCACCGCCATTAAATTATGCTGAAGCTCCTTATGGAGTAGGATACACAAAACTAGATGCCAATCTAGAGATACCAGAAGGTGCACATCTAGCGGTTCATGACATTATAGCTTTTCATGATTATGAAGAAGGCCTCGCCTATGCTAAGGAAGTGAATAAGCCTATTCTGTTAGACTTTACGGGTTGGGCATGTGTGAATTGTCGTAAGATGGAAGAACGAGTGTGGAGCGAGCCTGCGATCTTAAATATGTTGAAAAACGATTTTGTATTGATTTCGCTTTATGTGGATGATAAAAACAAACTTCCTAAAGAGCAACAATACGTTTCTGAGGTGACAGGAAAAAAAGTGCGAACCATAGGAGATAAATGGATGGAGTTTCAGAAAAATAATTATCAAGTTGCAGCACAGCCTTTATACGTCATCAAAGATAAAGATGGAAATGACATAGGTCAACCTATTTCCTACACTCCAGAAGTAGACCTTTACGAAGCCTGGT